In Lathamus discolor isolate bLatDis1 chromosome 1, bLatDis1.hap1, whole genome shotgun sequence, the following are encoded in one genomic region:
- the CCNA2 gene encoding cyclin-A2 isoform X2 has translation MLAEQENQENVPPGAKAPPPAAGTRVVLGVLRSAQQRPGLLPQAGRRGGEGHGAAAGRPGGGQQPFAIHVDEPDGEQQQQRRGGSLATRKEEASLGLRAAVCALGERRPLAPLGNDMELSFDSPSIMDISITSEAEEKKTNVNNMPDYINDIHAYLREMEVKCKPKMGYMKKQPDITNNMRAILVDWLVEVGEEYKLQNETLHLAVNYIDRFLSSMSVLRGKLQLVGTAAMLLASKFEEIYPPEVAEFVYITDDTYTKKQVLRMEHLILKVLSFDLAAPTINQFLTQYFLHEQTNPKVESLSMMFPSLSQAATPTHPLWRKRTCALVSPSIRSEL, from the exons ATGTTGGCGGAGCAGGAGAACCAGGAGAACGTTCCCCCAGGCGCCAAAGCGCCGCCGCCAGCCGCCGGCACCCGCGTGGTGCTGGGCGTGCTGAGGAGCGCCCAGCAGCGGCCCGGGCTGCTGCCGCAG gcggggcggcgcggcggcgAGGGCCAtggcgcggcggcggggcgccCGGGCGGCGGACAGCAGCCCTTCGCCATCCATGTGGACGAGCCggatggggagcagcagcagcagcggcgagGGGGTAGCCTGGCTACCCGAAAAGAGGAGGCCTCGCTGGGTCTTCGTGCGGCTGTCTGCGCCCTCGGGGAGCGGCGGCCTCTGGCACCCCTGGGCAACGACATGGAGCTGAGCTTCG ATTCTCCAAGTATTATGGATATTTCAATAACctcagaagcagaagagaaaaaaacaaatgttaatAACATGCCAGACTATATCAACGAtatccatgcataccttagggAAATGGAG GTGAAGTGCAAGCCTAAAATGGGTTACATGAAGAAGCAACCTGATATTACGAACAATATGCGGGCTATTCTTGTGGACTGGCTGGTGGAAGTTGGAGAAGAATACAAATTGCAGAATGAAACCCTGCACTTAGCTGTAAATTACATTGATCggtttctttcttccatgtCTGTTTTGAGAGGAAAACTTCAGCTTGTGGGTACTGCggctatgctgcttgcatc GAAGTTTGAAGAAATCTACCCTCCTGAAGTAGCAGAGTTTGTCTACATCACAGATGACACCTACACCAAGAAGCAGGTTCTAAGAATGGAGCACTTAATTTTGAAGGTTTTGTCATTTGACTTGGCAGCTCCAACAATCAACCAGTTCCTCACTCAGTATTTCCTACATGAGCAGACAAATCCTAAAGTGGAGAGCCTATCAATG ATGTTTCCCTCTTTATCTCAAGCTGCCACACCTACCCACCCACTTTGGCGAAAAAGGACTTGTGCTTTGGTTTCTCCTTCAATacgcagtgagctttaa
- the CCNA2 gene encoding cyclin-A2 isoform X1, whose protein sequence is MLAEQENQENVPPGAKAPPPAAGTRVVLGVLRSAQQRPGLLPQAGRRGGEGHGAAAGRPGGGQQPFAIHVDEPDGEQQQQRRGGSLATRKEEASLGLRAAVCALGERRPLAPLGNDMELSFDSPSIMDISITSEAEEKKTNVNNMPDYINDIHAYLREMEVKCKPKMGYMKKQPDITNNMRAILVDWLVEVGEEYKLQNETLHLAVNYIDRFLSSMSVLRGKLQLVGTAAMLLASKFEEIYPPEVAEFVYITDDTYTKKQVLRMEHLILKVLSFDLAAPTINQFLTQYFLHEQTNPKVESLSMYLGELSLIDADPYLKYLPSVIAAAAFHLAGYTITGQTWPESLCKVTGYSLEDIKPCLLDLHKTYLKAAQHTQQSIREKYKSTKYHGVSLIDPPETLNVL, encoded by the exons ATGTTGGCGGAGCAGGAGAACCAGGAGAACGTTCCCCCAGGCGCCAAAGCGCCGCCGCCAGCCGCCGGCACCCGCGTGGTGCTGGGCGTGCTGAGGAGCGCCCAGCAGCGGCCCGGGCTGCTGCCGCAG gcggggcggcgcggcggcgAGGGCCAtggcgcggcggcggggcgccCGGGCGGCGGACAGCAGCCCTTCGCCATCCATGTGGACGAGCCggatggggagcagcagcagcagcggcgagGGGGTAGCCTGGCTACCCGAAAAGAGGAGGCCTCGCTGGGTCTTCGTGCGGCTGTCTGCGCCCTCGGGGAGCGGCGGCCTCTGGCACCCCTGGGCAACGACATGGAGCTGAGCTTCG ATTCTCCAAGTATTATGGATATTTCAATAACctcagaagcagaagagaaaaaaacaaatgttaatAACATGCCAGACTATATCAACGAtatccatgcataccttagggAAATGGAG GTGAAGTGCAAGCCTAAAATGGGTTACATGAAGAAGCAACCTGATATTACGAACAATATGCGGGCTATTCTTGTGGACTGGCTGGTGGAAGTTGGAGAAGAATACAAATTGCAGAATGAAACCCTGCACTTAGCTGTAAATTACATTGATCggtttctttcttccatgtCTGTTTTGAGAGGAAAACTTCAGCTTGTGGGTACTGCggctatgctgcttgcatc GAAGTTTGAAGAAATCTACCCTCCTGAAGTAGCAGAGTTTGTCTACATCACAGATGACACCTACACCAAGAAGCAGGTTCTAAGAATGGAGCACTTAATTTTGAAGGTTTTGTCATTTGACTTGGCAGCTCCAACAATCAACCAGTTCCTCACTCAGTATTTCCTACATGAGCAGACAAATCCTAAAGTGGAGAGCCTATCAATG TACCTTGGGGAGCTGAGTCTAATTGATGCTGATCCTTACCTGAAATACTTGCCATCAGTTATTGCTGCTGCAGCGTTTCATCTAGCAGGCTATACTATCACCGGACAAACTTGG CCTGAATCCTTGTGCAAAGTAACAGGCTACTCCCTCGAGGATATCAAGCCTTGCCTCCTGGACCTACACAAGACCTACctcaaagcagcacagcacacacaACAGTCCATAAGGGAAAAGTACAAGAGTACAAA GTACCATGGAGTATCGCTTATTGACCCACCAGAGACACTAAACGTATTGTAA